A region from the Benincasa hispida cultivar B227 chromosome 12, ASM972705v1, whole genome shotgun sequence genome encodes:
- the LOC120068118 gene encoding protein BASIC PENTACYSTEINE2-like: protein MDGDALNMRNWGYYEPSLKAHLGLQLMSTIGERDVKHFLPARDPSAIINMNVAFHSRESVVSEAPVPTNWARDGWLNHQRDKLLNMLPPNTSYSLLAETSAPQPMQMLQSHETSRDEMVLKIEEPLVKKGTKQPKKRQNGGAPKTPKPKKPRKPKNNDPSVQQVKAPKKKMELVINGFDMDISSIPIPVCSCTGTPHQCYRWGYGGWQSACCTTSLSLHPLPMSEKRRGARIAGRKMSQGAFKKVLEKLAAQGYNFSNPIDLRSHWARHGTNKFVTIR, encoded by the coding sequence ATGGATGGTGATGCGTTGAACATGCGTAATTGGGGTTACTATGAACCATCTTTGAAAGCACATCTTGGTCTGCAGCTCATGTCCACAATTGGTGAGCGAGATGTGAAACATTTTCTGCCTGCACGGGACCCTTCTGctattattaatatgaatgtgGCATTTCATTCACGGGAATCTGTTGTTTCTGAAGCACCAGTACCGACAAACTGGGCGAGGGATGGTTGGCTAAATCATCAAAGAGACAAGCTTCTCAATATGTTACCGCCCAATACTAGTTATTCTCTGCTTGCAGAAACATCAGCCCCGCAACCCATGCAAATGTTACAGTCGCATGAGACATCAAGAGATGAAATGGTCCTCAAGATTGAAGAACCACTTGTGAAGAAAGGAACTAAACAACCAAAGAAACGACAGAATGGGGGTGCTCCTAAAACTCCAAAACCAAAGAAGCCTCGAAAGCCCAAAAATAATGATCCTTCAGTTCAACAGGTGAAGGCACCAAAGAAGAAGATGGAACTTGTTATAAACGGGTTTGATATGGATATATCTAGCATCCCAATTCCAGTATGCTCTTGCACTGGAACTCCTCACCAATGTTATAGATGGGGCTATGGTGGCTGGCAATCAGCTTGTTGTACCACAAGTTTATCTCTACATCCTTTGCCCATGAGTGAGAAGCGGCGAGGTGCAAGAATTGCTGGTCGTAAAATGAGTCAAGGTGCTTTTAAGAAGGTTTTGGAGAAACTTGCAGCTCAAGGCTATAACTTCTCTAACCCAATTGATTTAAGAAGCCATTGGGCGAGGCATGGAACCAATAAGTTTGTCACCATCAGGTAG